The following proteins are co-located in the Castanea sativa cultivar Marrone di Chiusa Pesio chromosome 8, ASM4071231v1 genome:
- the LOC142606828 gene encoding pyruvate kinase, cytosolic isozyme, with product MANIDIEGILKELPNDGRIPKTKIVCTLGPASRSVPMLEKLLRAGMNVARFNFSHGTHEYHQETLNNLRIAMHNTQILSAVMLDTKGPEIRTGFLKDSKPIQLKEGQEITITTDYSIKGDEETISMSYKKLAVDLKPGNTILCADGTITLTVLSCDRDAGTVRCRCENTAVLGERKNVNLPGIVVDLPTLTEKDKEDILEWGVPNKIDMIALSFVRKGSDLVNVRKVLGPHAKNIQLMSKVENQEGVINFDEILRETDSFMVARGDLGMEIPVEKIFLAQKMMIYKCNLVGKPVVTATQMLESMIKSPRPTRAEATDVANAVLDGTDCVMLSGESAAGAYPEIAVKIMARICIEAESSLDYGAIFKEMIRSTPLPMSPLESLASSAVRTANKAKAKLIVVLTRGGTTAKLVAKYRPAVPILSVVVPVLTTDSFDWTCSDETPARHSLIYRGLIPLLAEGSAKATDAESTEVILEAALKSATQKGLCKPGDAVVALHRIGVASVIKICVVK from the exons atggcGAACATAGACATAGAGGGGATATTGAAGGAGCTCCCAAACGATGGTCGTATCCCAAAGACGAAGATCGTCTGCACTTTAGGTCCCGCATCTCGTAGTGTTCCCATGCTGGAAAAGCTTCTCAGGGCTGGCATGAACGTCGCTCGCTTCAACTTCTCCCATGGCACTCACGAGTACCATCAGGAGACTCTCAACAATCTCAGGATTGCCATGCACAACACTCAGATTCTCTCCGCCGTCATGCTCGATACCAAG GGACCTGAGATTCGAACTGGTTTTCTCAAGGATTCAAAGCCTATTCAGCTTAAAGAAGGTCAGGAGATTACCATCACTACTGATTACAGCATCAAGGGGGATGAAGAGACGATATCCATGAGCTACAAAAAGCTGGCTGTGGACTTAAAGCCTGGAAATACCATCTTGTGTGCTGATGGCACCATTACCCTCACTGTATTGTCTTGTGATCGAGATGCTGGGACTGTGAGATGCCGCTGTGAGAACACTGCCGTGCTGGGTGAGAGGAAAAATGTCAATCTTCCTGGTATTGTGGTGGATCTTCCTACACTGACAGAGAAAGATAAAGAAGATATTTTGGAATGGGGGGTTCctaataaaattgatatgattGCTCTTTCATTTGTGCGCAAGGGCTCAGATCTTGTTAATGTACGTAAGGTTCTTGGGCCACATGCAAAGAATATTCAACTCATGTCGAAG GTTGAGAATCAGGAGGGAGTAATCAATTTTGATGAGATCTTGCGTGAGACTGACTCATTCATGGTTGCCCGTGGTGATCTTGGAATGGAGATTCCAGTTGAGAAAATCTTCCTGGCACAGAAAATGATGATATATAAGTGTAATCTTGTGGGCAAACCTGTGGTCACTGCTACTCAGATGCTTGAATCCATGATCAAGTCTCCCCGGCCAACCCGCGCTGAAGCCACTGATGTAGCAAATGCTGTCCTTGATGGCACTGACTGTGTGATGCTTAGTGGTGAGAGTGCAGCTGGGGCCTATCCAGAAATTGCTGTGAAGATAATGGCTCGAATTTGTATAGAGGCAGAATCATCCCTCGACTATGGGGCTATCTTTAAGGAGATGATTAGGTCAACCCCACTTCCAATGAGCCCGTTGGAGAGCCTTGCATCATCTGCTGTCCGGACTGCGAACAAGGCCAAAGCAAAACTGATTGTTGTGTTGACACGTGGAGGAACCACGGCCAAGTTGGTTGCCAAGTACAGGCCAGCTGTTCCAATCCTGTCAGTAGTTGTTCCAGTTTTGACGACAGACTCGTTTGATTGGACTTGCAGTGATGAGACACCAGCAAGGCATAGCCTAATATACCGGGGTTTGATTCCTCTGCTGGCTGAGGGATCTGCTAAGGCCACTGATGCAGAATCAACTGAGGTGATTTTGGAAGCTGCACTGAAGTCAGCAACACAGAAGGGCCTGTGCAAGCCTGGTGATGCAGTAGTGGCACTTCATCGTATTGGAGTTGCCTCAGTCATTAAGATCTGCGTTGTGAAGTGA